The Methanocella arvoryzae MRE50 genome includes a region encoding these proteins:
- a CDS encoding Rieske (2Fe-2S) protein codes for MYREIARTDDILPGGMKACEVEGLEIVLCNDGGKFYAFQRRCGHMNAPLDMGTANGYIVTCPLHSVQFDASTGKALSGIVPSYSEEPVPKSMAGSFAWLAQLMTHVKIHDLRTFAVKVEDGKIFVDI; via the coding sequence CTGTACAGAGAAATTGCGAGAACCGACGATATATTGCCCGGCGGCATGAAAGCCTGCGAAGTCGAAGGCCTTGAAATCGTGCTGTGCAACGATGGCGGTAAATTCTACGCCTTCCAGCGGCGGTGTGGCCACATGAATGCTCCGCTGGACATGGGAACTGCAAATGGGTACATCGTGACCTGTCCCTTGCACAGCGTACAATTCGACGCTAGCACCGGCAAAGCCCTGAGCGGGATTGTGCCCTCTTATAGTGAAGAGCCAGTTCCGAAGTCGATGGCTGGAAGCTTTGCATGGCTGGCACAACTGATGACCCATGTCAAGATCCATGATCTACGGACCTTTGCTGTTAAAGTTGAGGACGGAAAAATTTTCGTGGATATCTGA